From the genome of Salvelinus namaycush isolate Seneca chromosome 1, SaNama_1.0, whole genome shotgun sequence:
CCATCGAGAGAGCACTTCAGCGGGAATGTAGTGTGATCAAGCACCACCAGAGGCCTTCTAGCAGCAGCCACGCTGTCTCGGAGCAGCTGCCTGGCATGCAGCATTCCCTACAGGGCTACCTCGGCTCAGGCAGCGGGGAGGGGGATGGCTCCTTCCAGCAGGACCCCTCAAGGCAGACCCCAGTGCCCTGCAGCACCTCCATGGGGACGGACTCCTCCCAGGGGGTCAACGGCGCGCAGCAGCCCAAGACGGGTGTGCAATCTCAGGCctacccctcctccatcccctccccctCTGGGTACTGCTCGTCCTCCACGGGTGCCAAGACTAAAGACTGTTCTTCCAAACTAGCCCCAGATGGCGGACAGGGTCACCCCCAGTCACAGGGTGAATCTCCAGAGAGCTACACCTCCCCAGGCCAGGGGCCAGGGCTGAAGCATGGTTCGGTGATTGCCAGCCAACAGACTCAGCCGTACACATCGGCCCCGCTGCCCAGTCTGCTGTCCACTCTCAGCCACTCTCAGAGTTACATCACCTCCCAGGCttactcctcttcctcctcagacCTCCTCAGGCCTTCCCTCTATAAGACTCTGCCCTCCTTTTCTGGCCATTCAGGCAATGTAGCgtctgtcagtcagtccctgGTCTACTGCTCCagccctgggcagagccaggagGATGTGGGCCAGTATGGAGCCCAGGTTCAGGGCCTGTGTCTGGGCAACCCCTCTCAGAGCTCCCCCGCCAGCCACTCTCAGGGTGCCCCTAACGTGAGCTACCTGTCTCAGGGGCAGGCTTCGGTCACTCAGTCTCAGAGCTACGCCGCAGGACAATCCCTCAGCGCCCCCTACCCCTCCGCCAGCGCCCAGAGGTTACCCACATCAATATCAGGCCAGGGCTACACCCCCTTCTCTTCAGCCTCTCCCCTCGCCTTCCAGAACAACTGCAGGTCCTCAGTGCAGGACGTAAAGCCAGCCTACTGCAAACTGGAACTGGAAGGAGAGATCCCCATCGAGGACCTCCAGGCTCTCCAGCAGGTCTCTTTAGAAACCTCCAGCCTGGGGGGCAGTGACAATGTGGTCTACGTAGTCTCCAAAATGGATGACCGTTACAACACTCAGAGTGTGATCCGGAGCAACTCGCGAGCCGAAGACCAGCTCATGGGCCCAAAGACTAGAACTAACGCCCAGCTCATGTCTTCCCATGAGGAGCTGAAACAGCACTCGCTCCTGCTCAAAGGGCCCGAGCCACGGCAACAAAATCACCAGGCCAACGCCCAGTCTGCCCTGACCAACACCCAGAACCAGTACATCAGGGTCCCCAACTCTCAGGTTCTACTGGAGCCTAATCGGGACCAGCAGATGGTCCTGATCCAGCAGCCTCTCATCCACTGTGGTCTCAACCCTTCCAAGGTGCAGCTGACCCCGGGGTCAGGCCAGGTCCCGGTCCAGTACCTTCACATGGAGGGAGATCATCTGATCAGCGTTAGCCTCAATGGCAGCCAGAGCCAGCCTGGGGCAGTAGGACAGAACACCATCACGGACTCCTCCATACTGCACCTCTCTTCGCCAAAAGACCCTTACAGCCAGTTGACCAATCAGCAGCAGTCGCAGGACGCCAAGCACCATTTCGCCCTGAGCTCCATCTGCTTCCCAGAGTCCATGCTGCTGGCGGACGAGAGGAACATCCTGTCCAACGTGGACGACATCCTGGCTGCCACGGCAGCCGCCTGCGGTGTCACGCCGCAGGACTTTGTCAAAGCCACGTCCGGCGCAGCTGAGGGCGACATGGCCGACCCCAAGGGTCATTTCCAGACTGGGGACACCAGACACCAGTCACCTCGTTTCTCCTCTTCATCTTCCCAGCCTTCCATCATCACCAACACTAACTCCCATAACACCATGACCCTGACACTCAATGGCTCTCCTATGACCTCAGACGGACACCAGTTCCCTAAAGGGGATGGGCATCTGGGGCAACAGTACTCAATGTCACACTCACACACCACTGTAGTCAACCCCAGGCACGACATGGGCGCCGACAATGGTTTGCTACGGAAGCCCGGAGACGAGACAAACAACATTTCGCCCAAAGGACAGTCTGTTTACCCTAGCAACAGAGCCGATGGCAACCCCAACGGAGGCCACTCTGAGAATGAGTACCACCTGGCTGGCCTGGGGTACGACCCCTCAGGGAACCTCAACAGAGGCAAGGCCAATAAGCAGAACCCCAAAGGGCCCAAAGTCATCAAGAGAGAAGACGGCCTTGACGAGTGTCCCTCTGACGGCTTTGTCAACCCCAAAAAGAGGGTCCGCTCCAAGGCTTCGGCCAAGCCACCCGTTCCAGAGGAAGAGAACATCCAACAAAGGAAAAAGACAGTCCAGGCCAAGAGGCAGAACTCCCGGGGCAGCGACCCCACCAGCTCCCCCTCCACCTCAGAGGCGGTCTACGACAGCTACCAGCAGCAGGAGAGGATGAGGCAGAAGATCCGTGAGGTGGAGGAGCAACAGCCAGAGGTCAAAACAGGCTTCATCGGCTCCTTTCTGGACTTCCTTAAGTCAGGTCCCAAACAGCCCTTCTCCTCGCCCCCCGTACGGACCCCCAGTCGCTCCCGCAAGCCCTCGGCTTCGTCCAAGCGGCCCCTGTGCGCCATACCGCCTCTACCTCTGAAAATACAACCTCCATCAGCCCCATTGATAGGCGATGAGGGCCTTGGGGTTGCGGGGAGCTCTCAGCAGCAGCAGAGGCGTCTGGAGGAAGGGCTCCAGAAGAACCTGGAGACACTGCCATCGTTCAGCTCGGACGAGGATGAGAGCAGCGCTGGAAAGAACCAGGCCCTCCAGAACAGCATCAGCTCAGCCCTGTCGGCCCTGGACGAGCCCTCAGACAGGACACACAAAGCTGGTAAACATGGATAGGCTGCCCTTACAAGCCCTTAGGATTCAGTCATCTCGTTTGTTAGTTATCAGTGTAGTGTGAGACAGCATTGTGCCCTGAATGGATATCATTTAAAtaaaatgctttgttttttatcTTCAAAACCATTTTCATAAATCAAGGAAAATATGGCATTCATTAGTACCCATATTATTTAATATCTAATAGCCCaacctctatcccctctctcctctccatctcttctctccatcAACAGACAACAGACTCTCCAACTCTCTCCTGAAGCCAGACCAGGCTCCCAGCATGCCTCACTCAGCCTCCAAATCCCAGGAGCAGCAGACGGCTGCACCGAAGGAGTCCTCGACAACCGGCTCGTCATCATCGGTGACTGGGTCGTCGGGGCAGGAGGGGGCGAAGCCGGCGCCCCCAGGCCAGCTGGCCGTCCAGCTGACCAGCGTGGCCATAGAAGGACTGACGGACGAAGAACTGTCGGACAGCGGGGGAGAGGGCATGTACCGCGAGAGGGACGAGTTTGTGGTCAAAAACGAGGACACAGGGAGCCTGAAggtgggagggatgggaggggatTTGTGTGAAAGCAGACCTTGGCTGAGATTCCATTTTTGTGGCCAGTCAGTCTTATAGAGTTAGTCCagatatataaaacatatttgtGTCTGTCTGGTTTGTTCTTTTGATCCATGCTGAGACTTGTtctactcgtgtgtgtgtgtgtgtgtgtgtgtgtgtgtgtgtgtgtgtgtgtgtgtgtgtgtgtgtgtgtgtgtgtgtgtgtgtgtgtgtgtgtgtgtatgtatgtggtgGTTTGTGTAGGTGACATTGACAGCTGGACAGGAACCCCCAGCCATCTGGAAGGTCCAGAAAGCTCTGCTGCAGAAGTTTGTCCCTGAGCTGAGGGACAGCAAGAGAGTGTTCTCAGCCACTAACAGTGTAAGGACAGGTGTACATAtgattagacacacacacacacacacacacacacctatgcatacacatacacacactactcatgaacacacacactcacagatgatgattagtgtgtgtgtataaatccCCATAGAGTTTGAATTCTTAACATTATTCTGTAAGCAGAGTAACATGAATCCACTCTGTTGTTCAGATgacaatactgtgtgtgtgtgtgtgtgtgtgtgtgtgtgtgtgtgtgtgtgtgtgtgtgtgtgtgtgtgtgtgtgtgtgtgtgtgtgtatgcatccgTCCTAGTATCTGGGCTACTTTGGTGACGCTAAGACCATGTACAGGAGGGTGTATGTCAAGTTCCTGGACACGGTCAACAAGAAGGAGTACGTCCGTGTCTGCAACCGCAAACCACGCTGCAAGCCCATGTCCTCCATGAGGTACTGATATCTGTTCCAGTACTTATTTACCTGCATCTGTCTTCATCATTCTAAATCTACTTCATTTCTACCTTCATTCTCTCCTCCAGAGGCTCTCAGGCGAAGACACTGCTCGGTCTGAAGACTCCTCCCCGCTCAGTGAACTCTGACCCTCTCGCCACGCCCACATCACAGAAGTCCCAGTCCAAGCCTCGCACCAAGCAGCCCAAGACCAAGGCAGAGCCCCCGCCCaagaagaggaggaagtggaAGGAGGAGTCCTCTCCGTCTCCCTCCGAGTCCTCTCCTGAGGATGAGGCTGAAGATGATGGTGAGGGTTGATGCTTTAGAGGGCCTTCATTTAGTCTCATTCCCATGGGTTTGATGGCTTGATGGAGCTCTGCAACTAAATCTTGGAGCTTTGCAACTTCCTCTGTTATGCTCTGTTTTATCTCTTGTTCTTCTCGTTCCCTTTGttaattccctctctctcttttctctctctgtctcagagtTCCCTCCTCCAGTGCCGTTTTCCTCTCGGTTCCTCAACACCAGGACCATGAAGGAGACGTTTAAGAGCTTTGTAGAGCTGCTGATCAGCGTTGCCCTGGATGCAGACATGATGAGCGCTCTGGAGAGGGAGAACGGTGGGTATACCCCcaacagagggggagagggggatggttGGTACCCTTCCaagggttcccaaactttttcacctTGGGGGCCCTctttccagcattggggaacatcccgcgCACCCGCCACATCTATTTCTATGGGTACAAGCGCTGTTCATGACAAGcgctgttcacacccctcttgttggtggagagaacattttgtaggtttaaagcttatttccggCATTTCTACACATtgtcatggggtgcaaagaacattGTGTGTTTTTCAATCAacatttcttgcaattctatacattttgccatgtctaatgtgtatgtgatatttgagtgacaaaaaaatgacaactATCTATGGGCTAtaaaacgttagctgacatgggctagttatTCTAGACATTTCTACCAAGTTATAAATATCTCTCTAAGGTATATAATGACTAACATgccaagaggaactgatgatgcaatACCCAATTTCTAAACGACACCTTCTGCATTCTACTGTTTCAACAGTAACATGaaagccggactgagttcctTTAAAAAAAGATTTGGGAACGACTGCCATAGGGGGGTTAGGGAAGGGGACAGGTGTATTCACGGAGGAGTAATCAGGTTGGGCatacctgaggagagagagagaggggaagggaggggaatAGTTGTTTGTAGAATGTAGGAAGCTGATCACATTGTTTCTGGGGATCAGATGAGCTGTTGCTGCCCCACATGAAGAGAGTGGACAGGATGATGTGGGACAACAGGAGACGCCTGCTGCCCAGACTACGAGTGGGACAACTCTTTAAGGTTTGCCTTTTAGCATTCTCCTGAAAAGAAATATAGGCCTCTGCCTTCCtcaacaaacatttattgagtaccTCTCACGTTGTCTCTGTCCTTAGACGGCGCTGGACAGCTTCCCAGAGATCTCGGTGGTAACAGAGCTCAAGAAGGACGGGGAGACCCCAGCCTTTAAGGTGCGGCTCAGTGGGAAGGCCTACAACAGGAAGAACATGAAGCCTTCCAAGTCCCCCAGCAAACTGCCCCTGGTAAGAGGCTCTATGTTGACACTGCTATTTACAGTGCAGGCCAGAGGGAAAGAAGAAGCACTTTCTGGTTTTGTCCTGTAGAGGGCGTCCTGCACTCAGTTTGTGTCTCTGATTCTGTGACTGCTATTTTTGTAAGTACTGCTTGATGTGACTGCATATAGTTTTTTATGCTTACTAGACCAAACTGTGAAGTCTGTGTGGAGTGTTTAGGAAAATGTAGTGTAATgaactgtgttctctctgtctctaggaaTACACAGTGGACCAGCAGAAACCACAGTGGTTCTCCCTCTACCATTCTCTACAGCATTACAAGTACCACACATACCTCATGTGTAAGGATGAGGTGAGACAGCactctgtgtctctgtgagtgGCCTAGTGTGACCACATGTCCCTGCATGTTGGCCCTTTGTCCTGCAAGCAAACAATCATGTCCCACATTTTATCAACAGATTAAAACAACTCACTCCCACCAGGCTGCACTGTCCCGCAAAGTCATCCCGTTGTCCCACATTTGCCCCCTAGTGGGGGCATGCATGTGCACTGTGTGTGCCCCGGTGTGTCTGTAGTGGAAGACAATGTACAGGAGTGTGTCTGTGGACAATACACCCTAGCCAGCTGTCTAGTTGGTCCACATTGCCCTCAGTCTAAACAATACACCCTAGCCAGCTGTCTAGTTGGTCCACATTGCCCTCAGTCTAAACAATACACCCTAGCCAGCTGTCTAGTTGGTCCATATTGCCCTCAGTCTAAACAATACACCCTAGCCAGTTGTCTAGTTGGTCCACATTGCCCTCAGTCTAAACAATACACCTTAGCCAGCTGTCTAGTTGGTCCACATTGCCCTCAGTCTAAACAATACACCCTAGCCAGCTGTCTAGTTGGTCCACATTGCCCTCAGTCTAAACAATACACCCTAGCCAGTTGTCTAGTTGGTCCATATTGCCCTCAGTCTAAACAATACACCCTAGCCAGCTGTCTAGTTGGTCCACATTGCCCTCAGTCTAAACAATACACCTTAGCCAGCTGTCTAGTTGGTCCACATTGCCCTCAGTCTAAACAATACACCCTAGCCAGCTGTCTAGTTGGTCCACATTGCCCTCAGTCTAAACAATACACCCTAGCCAGCTGTCTAGTTGGTCCACATTGCCCTCAGTCTAAACAATACACCCTAGCCAGCTGTCTAGTTGGTCCATATTGCCCTCGGTCTAAACAATACACACTAGCCAGCTGTCTAGTTGGTCCATATTGCCCTCGGTCTAAACAATACACCCTAGCCAGCTGTCTAGTTGGTCCACATTGCCCTCAGTCTAAACAATACACCCTAGCCAGCTGTCTAGTTGGTCCATATTGCCCTCAGTCTAAACAATACACCCTAGCCAGCTGTCTAGTTGGTCCACATTGCCCTCAGTCTAAACAATACACCCTAGCCAGCTGTCTAGTTGGTCCACATTGCCCTCAGTCTAAACAATACACCCTAGCCAGCTGTCTAGTTGGTCCACATTGCCCTCAGTCTAAACAATACACCCTAGCCAGCTGTCTAGTTGGTCCACATTGCCCTCAGTCTAAACAATACACCCTAGCCAGCTGTCTAGTTGGTCCATATTGCCCTCGGTCTAAACAATACACACTAGCCAGCTGTCTAGTTGGTCCATATTGCCCTCGGTCTAAACAATACACCCTAGCCAGCTGTCTAGTTGGTCCATATTGCCCTCGGTCTAAACAATACACCCTAGCCAGCTGTCTAGTTGGTCCACATTGCCCTCAGTCTAAACAATACACCCTAGCCAGCTGTCTAGTTGGTCCATATTGCCCTCAGTCTAAACAATACACCCTAGCCAGCTGTCTAGTTGGTCCACATTGCCCTCAGTCTAAACAATACACCCTAGCCAGCTGTCTAGTTGGTCCACATTGCCCTCAGTCTAAACAATACACACTAGCCAGCTGTCTAGTTGGTCCACATTGCCCTCAGTCTAAACAATACACCCTAACCAGCTGTCTAGTTGGTCCACATTGCCCTCAGTCTAAACAATACACCCTAACCAGCTGTCTAGTTGGTCCACATTGCCCTCAGTCTAAACAATACACCCTAGCCAGCTGTCTAGTTGGTCCACATTGCCCTCAGTCTAAACAATACACCCTAGCCAGCTGTCTAGTTGGTCCACATTGCCCTCAGTCTAAACAATACACACTAGCCAGCTGTCTAGTTGGTCCACATTGCCCTCAGTCTAAACAATACACCCTAACCAGCTGTCTAGTTGGTCCACATTGCCCTCAGTCTAAACAATACACCCTAACCAGCTGTCTAGTTGGTCCACATTGCCCTCGGTCTAAACAATACACACTAGCCAGCTGTCTAGTTGGTCCACATTGCCCTCGGTCTAAACAATACACCCTAGCCAGCTGTCTAGTTGGTCCATATTGCCCTCGGTCTAAACAATACACACTAGCCAGCTGTCTAGTTGGTCCACATTGCCCTCAGTCTAAACAATACACCCTAACCAGCTGTCTAGTTGGTCCACATTGCCCTCAGTCTAAACAATACACCCTAGCCAGCTGTCTAGTTGGTCCATATTGCCCTCAGTCTAAACAATACACACTAGCCAGCTGTCTAGTTGGTCCACATTGCCCTCAGTCTAAACAATACACCCTAACCAGCTGTCTAGTTGGTCCACATTGCCCTCAGTCTAAACAATACACCCTAGCCAGCTGTCTAGTTGGTCCACATTGCCCTCAGTCTAAACAATACACCCTAGCCAGCTGTCTAGTTGGTCCACATTGCCCTCAGTCTAAACAATACACCCTAGCCAGCTGTCTAGTTGGTCCACATTGCCCTCAGTCTAAACAATACACCCTAGCCAGCTGTCTAGTTGGTCCACATTGCCCTCGGTCTAAACAATACACCCTAACCAGCTGTCTAGTTGGTCCACATTGCCCTCGGTCTAACCTCCAACGTGATGTTTTGACTGCAGAACGGAGACGCCGTATCAGCAATGACCACAGAGTGTCATGTTCAGATTAGAATAGTCTTGAACCTAGGTTATCTCTTCATTAACAACCCCTCTGTATGTGTAATTGTTTGCGGCTTGTGCCTTTGTCAGGCAATACGTCACGCCCTGGCAGTGAGGGCCCTGGCATACACTGAGTGCATGGGTATGGTTTAGTTGCACAACTCTAACCCATGACAGGCATAAAACTGTTGTGTGCTACCAGGGTTGTTTAGTTGGCACGAAACGGAAGAGAACGGCCTGAGGAGTGAGACTCCTGTTGCAGACGGGAGTCCAACAAtcgtcaatcaatcaaatgtatttataaagccccttttacatcagctgccgtcacaaagtgctgtacagaaacgctGGTGTGGGTTTTGTGGTTGACGTGTGGGTTGTTTTGTGGTTGACGTgtgggttgtgttgtggttgacgtgtgggttgtgttgtggttgacgtgtgggttgtgttgtggttgacgTGTGGGTTGTTTTGTGGTTGACGTgtgggttgtgttgtggttgacgTGTGGGTTGTTTTGTGGTTGACGTGTGGGTTGTTTTGTGGTTGACGTgtgggttgtgttgtggttgacgtgtgggttgtgttgtggttgacgTGTGGGTTGTTTTGTGGTTGACGTgtgggttgtgttgtggttgacgTGTGGGTTGTTTTGTGGTTGACGTGTGGGTTTTGTGGTTGCTGTGTTGCAGATTGCGTCATTGCGGGTACAGGCTGGGGACATGGGGCAGGAGGAGACGGTGCAGCTGTGCATGAGGAACGGAGCCTGGGTGGAGGGCCTGTTCGACCGCTTCGGAGAGCTCCTCAACCAGGTGCAGCAGGCTTGCCTATAGCACAGActaagagggagagagcgagagctggagggagagaggcctgCCTATAGCACAGActaagagggagagagcgagagctggagggagagaggcctgCCTATAGCacggacagagagatggagggagagaggcctgCCTATAGCATGGAGGGAGAGCGAGGCCTGCCTATAGCacggacagagagatggagggagagaggcctgCCTATAGCATGGAGGGAGAGCGAGGCCTGCCTATAGCacggacagagagatggagggagagaggcctgCCTATAGCATGGAGGGAGAGCGAGGCCTGCCTATAGCATggacagagggatagatggatggatggagggagtgagcgagcgagcaagatggagggagagaggcctgCCTATAGCACAGACAGAgcgattgagggagagagatgcctGCCTAtagcatggagggagagagacagagtgaaggaCAGAAAGGGGGAGGTCTGCCTAAAACAGAGACTGAGAGATGGGAAGGGGTCtatagtgaagagagagagagcgatgtcTTCCTACAGCCCAGAGAGATGGAATAAGAGGCCTGCCTATAGCCTGCACAGACAAGAGCGGCAGGGGAGTAGTCAGCTGACAGAGAGCATCAACCTCTGACCCTCCTGTTTTAATGTACTAACTGGATGACCAGAGGAAGCAGAGGTGTCTGGAGATCAGCGCTGTCACCATGATGAGAAGAGGAGGGTCCAGCATTTCAGCACTTCCTGATTGGCTAGACACTTCTGAAACCACAGAGTAGGAGGACAATCTGGGTTTTGTAGTAAAAATAATATACATATAACTAACTAGCAAACTGCTAGTGGACCTTTTcatagacttatttttcttatgtagttttgtatttgttttgcaaACATGAAAGATCGCAACCAATGAGCATGCACTAGATAGGCAGAGATTAGCATAGGAAATAGAGGACAGCCAATCAGAAAGCAGACCCTTGACTACCTACAGCAAACTTTTGGGTTCGATTCAATCGATTGCGCTGAAGATCAGCGGTGGCGCAATTTAAGGTAAATACTGATTGAGCCGACACATGCAGAGTTTacagtgaatgcagtctccgccaACACGGGAACATCGCTTTTAAATTTCTATCGTCTTCAGCACTACAGATTGAATCAAGTCCTTAGTCAGATATTTGATGAGTAAATAAAGGGGCAGGGGTTATTATATAAATTTCTATTCATAGAtatatatgtaaaacatgttttCTCACAATGGATCGCCAAATTTATATACATATAATGTACATTTTGTAAAAAGAGCCGTTTTGTCACATTGATTCTTTCCAGGAAGAATTTTATATAATATAGATACTTACCTTTTGTGCTTCAAAAAGTCATTTTCTCATGAGTTGTGGATCCGAACAGAGTTGGTGCACTTCTAACACTGCTTTTTGTCTTTTATTCTAATGAAATGCTTTTACCTTAACTGCTGTATCTGaggtaaaa
Proteins encoded in this window:
- the qser1 gene encoding glutamine and serine-rich protein 1, giving the protein MMDRNYPNSSFADPLAPPAQTVAWAYERSTASIKPSASYCATHLESELLHRQTYACTQLPTYTTTHHPTGLSGGFDSGTNTTETSVMNFLSAMESRALQQAGPVGASLLPPFRTTTWQTGANPTTELFLTGALPTSATFPYPAPLSSYQHPGAFPSRSYATTPSLALQDHAFSTSTNGLLSSHLDPLLQLKPSQATLPTSLAFDRLPTPSLGAALPPQSSTYRSAQESAPHLLQPQFGLLPLATQLAPQPYAVPVFSGSIERALQRECSVIKHHQRPSSSSHAVSEQLPGMQHSLQGYLGSGSGEGDGSFQQDPSRQTPVPCSTSMGTDSSQGVNGAQQPKTGVQSQAYPSSIPSPSGYCSSSTGAKTKDCSSKLAPDGGQGHPQSQGESPESYTSPGQGPGLKHGSVIASQQTQPYTSAPLPSLLSTLSHSQSYITSQAYSSSSSDLLRPSLYKTLPSFSGHSGNVASVSQSLVYCSSPGQSQEDVGQYGAQVQGLCLGNPSQSSPASHSQGAPNVSYLSQGQASVTQSQSYAAGQSLSAPYPSASAQRLPTSISGQGYTPFSSASPLAFQNNCRSSVQDVKPAYCKLELEGEIPIEDLQALQQVSLETSSLGGSDNVVYVVSKMDDRYNTQSVIRSNSRAEDQLMGPKTRTNAQLMSSHEELKQHSLLLKGPEPRQQNHQANAQSALTNTQNQYIRVPNSQVLLEPNRDQQMVLIQQPLIHCGLNPSKVQLTPGSGQVPVQYLHMEGDHLISVSLNGSQSQPGAVGQNTITDSSILHLSSPKDPYSQLTNQQQSQDAKHHFALSSICFPESMLLADERNILSNVDDILAATAAACGVTPQDFVKATSGAAEGDMADPKGHFQTGDTRHQSPRFSSSSSQPSIITNTNSHNTMTLTLNGSPMTSDGHQFPKGDGHLGQQYSMSHSHTTVVNPRHDMGADNGLLRKPGDETNNISPKGQSVYPSNRADGNPNGGHSENEYHLAGLGYDPSGNLNRGKANKQNPKGPKVIKREDGLDECPSDGFVNPKKRVRSKASAKPPVPEEENIQQRKKTVQAKRQNSRGSDPTSSPSTSEAVYDSYQQQERMRQKIREVEEQQPEVKTGFIGSFLDFLKSGPKQPFSSPPVRTPSRSRKPSASSKRPLCAIPPLPLKIQPPSAPLIGDEGLGVAGSSQQQQRRLEEGLQKNLETLPSFSSDEDESSAGKNQALQNSISSALSALDEPSDRTHKADNRLSNSLLKPDQAPSMPHSASKSQEQQTAAPKESSTTGSSSSVTGSSGQEGAKPAPPGQLAVQLTSVAIEGLTDEELSDSGGEGMYRERDEFVVKNEDTGSLKVTLTAGQEPPAIWKVQKALLQKFVPELRDSKRVFSATNSYLGYFGDAKTMYRRVYVKFLDTVNKKEYVRVCNRKPRCKPMSSMRGSQAKTLLGLKTPPRSVNSDPLATPTSQKSQSKPRTKQPKTKAEPPPKKRRKWKEESSPSPSESSPEDEAEDDEFPPPVPFSSRFLNTRTMKETFKSFVELLISVALDADMMSALERENDELLLPHMKRVDRMMWDNRRRLLPRLRVGQLFKTALDSFPEISVVTELKKDGETPAFKVRLSGKAYNRKNMKPSKSPSKLPLEYTVDQQKPQWFSLYHSLQHYKYHTYLMCKDEIASLRVQAGDMGQEETVQLCMRNGAWVEGLFDRFGELLNQVQQACL